The proteins below are encoded in one region of Vicinamibacterales bacterium:
- a CDS encoding LysM peptidoglycan-binding domain-containing protein has protein sequence MADLRGKYDYAIQTAKKIGFQGAATQEGDKLRFKGTVRSEDEKNQIWNALKTIPDWKNDIVADITVVPQAQPVGTSGAGGNARTYTVKSGDTLSKIAREHYGDANSYMKIFDANKDQLSDPDKIKPGQVLKIPV, from the coding sequence ATGGCAGATCTGCGCGGAAAGTACGACTACGCGATCCAGACGGCGAAGAAGATCGGGTTCCAGGGGGCGGCGACCCAGGAAGGGGACAAGCTTCGCTTCAAGGGCACGGTGCGGTCCGAAGACGAGAAGAACCAGATCTGGAATGCATTGAAGACCATTCCTGACTGGAAAAACGACATCGTCGCCGACATCACCGTCGTCCCGCAGGCGCAGCCGGTCGGCACCAGCGGCGCGGGCGGAAACGCGCGCACCTACACGGTCAAGTCCGGCGACACGCTGAGCAAGATCGCGCGCGAGCACTACGGCGACGCGAACAGCTACATGAAGATTTTCGACGCCAACAAGGACCAGCTCAGCGATCCGGACAAGATCAAGCCGGGCCAGGTGCTCAAGATTCCGGTGTAG
- a CDS encoding FG-GAP-like repeat-containing protein gives MRARGATFVVGVAAVTGSALLGVLAARHAARSMPSRSPGAPARVDAAGAAQHLPLTFERNDGQFSPAIRFAGVQSGGRIAIHDAGFTIAPSPDAPPITVAFSGSLGGRAEGRRVQDATVNYFVGRDPSRWKRRIPTFAEIRRDGIYRGIDVVYYGRGRQLEYDLRVHPGADPRMVRLRVAGAAASVDAHSGDLVLTQGAREIRHHRPVAYQSIGNARHEVAARYVKRGREIGIDVETYDAGRELVIDPVVAYTTYIAADDVAVDRAGNVYLSASTTLPGPVPFGFEFDFAQHTPGYQPSVNGVFVARLAPDGTRLLFSTFLAADTTSVLKSRIAVDGLGALYVSTYDASGIAPTTVAGLSTTSTFVASVSAADGQLRWGTYVGRFLETQLIAALPAGGVAIAGKMPAPGGVVRSLPIPTTFRSAAGGAEAWVVTLSGGMVQGATYFGGSADDEPTGLAAGPDGSVYLAGTTHSRDLPLSNALQVGLGQWAASSAFLARLNPALTGLTHSTYFGGNFGATAAAGLAVDATGAAYLAGYTEAVQFPISTGRTFSACFEVPIPCETVFLAKFHPSGGLTYSNVLDVSAGFQVYPVAPSQPFSEQLNKAATPVAVTANGEPILSFNIMSSVLPLVRSVQPTRGDGPLLHSYDRGRTFEAKGLGPNCLGGGALLFAPSDPKTVLAVNGGLCRSTDGGRTWQFVTNYPLGPLAISPADPRVLLSATSDGLRRSTDAGATWTIVSGIPFRRATQVAFDPSNAMVAYASLAQGGVYRTADAGATWTEVPSPSGTPFEFERVASTTPTTLFATTPDARWKSTDGGTTWQPLPPSRVRVLASDPTNGAIVYGAHELGAGVCRSTDAGATWPQCSAAGLTGFLGAAAHSLAVDAATPSVIYGAFAGGISFSEDSGLTWQRSPLRTGYRGAGIAADPALSGHVLLLWPNRDDAAVLKFDASGAAILFSTYFGGSGEDRPLRIETDAAGSIYLYGLTHSPDLPTNSIIAESGGGRTLFTPLRHFIRNQSDDPLDYFLTRIAPRPGPPSDFDADGRTDPSIFRPATGEWWTVPSRERAGEYLLLGQPPRRAETAALGQSGDLPAAADFDGDGQADVAVFRPSNGQWLIRDSSTMQSRAVLWGGTTADIPAPADYDGDGKADIAVFRPSNGYWYILQSATNTPRYVQWGGTAHDVPAPGDYDGDGRADIAFFRPSNGYWYLRRSTAGIHYVQWGGTLADVAVPGDYDGDGRTDTAVFRPSDLYWYIRFASGGVRYVKWGGLASDVPVPGDYDQDGITDQAFFRAADGYWYILQSRTRTARYVNLGTVGDVPIPGRR, from the coding sequence ATGCGCGCGCGCGGAGCGACATTCGTCGTCGGAGTGGCTGCAGTCACCGGGAGTGCGTTGCTTGGCGTGCTGGCGGCGCGCCACGCCGCTCGATCGATGCCATCGCGCTCGCCCGGCGCCCCGGCGCGCGTGGATGCGGCCGGCGCTGCACAGCATCTGCCGCTCACGTTCGAACGCAACGACGGACAGTTTTCACCGGCGATTCGATTCGCCGGTGTCCAGTCCGGCGGCCGCATCGCCATTCACGACGCAGGGTTCACGATTGCGCCGTCTCCAGACGCGCCGCCGATCACCGTGGCGTTCTCGGGTTCCCTCGGCGGGCGCGCGGAAGGCCGCCGCGTGCAGGACGCGACGGTCAATTATTTCGTCGGGCGTGACCCGAGCCGCTGGAAACGGCGCATTCCGACCTTCGCTGAGATCCGCCGCGACGGGATCTACCGCGGAATCGACGTCGTGTACTACGGCCGGGGACGGCAGCTGGAATACGACCTGCGGGTGCATCCCGGCGCGGACCCGCGCATGGTGCGGCTGCGTGTGGCCGGAGCGGCGGCGAGCGTCGACGCCCACTCCGGCGACCTGGTGCTGACGCAAGGGGCGCGGGAGATTCGACACCACCGGCCCGTCGCGTATCAGTCGATCGGGAATGCGCGGCACGAGGTCGCGGCGCGGTACGTGAAGCGCGGCCGCGAGATCGGCATCGACGTCGAGACGTACGATGCTGGCCGCGAGCTGGTCATCGATCCGGTGGTCGCCTACACCACGTACATCGCCGCCGACGACGTCGCGGTCGATCGCGCCGGGAACGTATACCTGTCAGCGTCGACGACCCTTCCCGGACCGGTGCCGTTCGGCTTCGAGTTCGACTTCGCGCAGCACACGCCCGGGTACCAGCCGTCCGTCAACGGCGTCTTCGTCGCGCGTCTGGCGCCGGACGGGACGCGGTTGCTCTTCTCGACGTTCCTCGCGGCGGATACGACGTCGGTGCTGAAGTCGCGGATCGCAGTTGATGGACTGGGCGCGCTGTACGTGAGCACCTACGACGCGTCCGGGATCGCGCCGACCACGGTCGCGGGATTGTCGACCACCAGCACGTTCGTCGCGTCCGTCAGCGCTGCCGATGGCCAGCTGCGGTGGGGGACGTACGTGGGGCGATTCCTCGAAACGCAGCTCATCGCCGCGCTGCCCGCCGGCGGCGTGGCGATCGCGGGCAAGATGCCGGCGCCGGGCGGCGTGGTTCGCTCGCTGCCCATCCCGACGACCTTCCGCTCCGCCGCGGGCGGCGCCGAAGCGTGGGTCGTGACGCTGTCCGGGGGCATGGTCCAGGGTGCCACGTACTTCGGCGGCAGCGCGGATGACGAGCCCACCGGGCTGGCGGCGGGTCCGGACGGCAGCGTCTACCTCGCCGGGACCACGCATTCGCGCGACCTGCCGCTGAGCAACGCGCTGCAGGTCGGGCTCGGCCAATGGGCGGCCTCGAGCGCGTTCCTCGCCAGGCTGAACCCTGCACTCACAGGGCTCACCCACTCGACGTACTTTGGCGGCAACTTCGGCGCGACGGCGGCCGCCGGGCTCGCCGTCGATGCGACTGGTGCGGCGTATCTGGCGGGCTACACCGAAGCGGTGCAGTTCCCGATCAGCACAGGGCGCACATTCAGCGCCTGCTTCGAAGTGCCCATCCCGTGCGAGACCGTGTTCCTGGCGAAGTTCCACCCGAGCGGCGGATTGACCTACTCGAACGTGCTCGACGTCAGCGCGGGCTTTCAGGTGTACCCGGTGGCGCCGTCGCAGCCGTTCAGCGAACAGCTGAACAAGGCGGCGACGCCCGTGGCGGTCACGGCGAACGGCGAACCCATCCTCTCGTTCAACATCATGTCGAGCGTTCTGCCGCTGGTCCGGAGCGTGCAGCCCACGCGCGGCGACGGCCCGCTGCTGCATTCCTACGATCGAGGGCGAACGTTCGAGGCCAAGGGGCTCGGCCCCAACTGTCTCGGCGGGGGCGCGCTGCTCTTTGCGCCGTCGGATCCGAAAACGGTCCTTGCGGTGAACGGTGGGCTGTGCCGCAGCACGGACGGCGGCCGCACCTGGCAGTTCGTCACCAACTACCCGCTGGGGCCACTTGCGATCAGTCCCGCGGATCCGCGGGTGCTCCTCTCGGCGACGTCCGACGGACTCAGGCGCAGCACCGACGCCGGCGCGACCTGGACGATCGTCAGTGGCATTCCGTTCCGCCGGGCCACGCAGGTGGCCTTCGATCCATCGAACGCGATGGTGGCCTATGCATCGCTCGCGCAAGGGGGCGTCTATCGCACCGCGGATGCGGGCGCAACGTGGACCGAAGTGCCGTCCCCCTCGGGAACGCCGTTCGAGTTCGAACGGGTCGCGTCCACGACGCCGACCACGCTCTTCGCGACCACCCCCGACGCACGGTGGAAGAGCACCGACGGCGGAACGACGTGGCAACCCCTCCCGCCGAGCCGTGTCCGGGTTCTCGCCTCGGATCCCACCAACGGAGCGATCGTGTACGGCGCGCACGAGCTCGGAGCCGGCGTGTGCCGCAGCACGGATGCGGGCGCCACCTGGCCGCAGTGCAGCGCCGCCGGATTGACAGGCTTCCTCGGCGCGGCGGCACATTCGCTCGCCGTTGACGCGGCGACACCCTCGGTGATTTACGGCGCGTTCGCCGGCGGCATCTCGTTCAGCGAGGACAGCGGACTCACCTGGCAGCGCAGCCCGCTGCGAACGGGATATCGCGGCGCCGGCATCGCCGCGGACCCGGCGCTGTCCGGCCACGTGCTGCTGCTGTGGCCGAACCGCGACGACGCCGCGGTGCTGAAGTTCGACGCGAGCGGCGCGGCCATCCTGTTCTCGACGTATTTCGGCGGCAGCGGTGAGGATCGGCCGCTGCGCATCGAGACGGACGCGGCCGGATCGATCTATCTCTACGGACTCACGCACTCGCCGGACCTGCCGACCAACAGCATCATCGCGGAGAGCGGCGGGGGCCGCACGCTGTTCACGCCGCTGCGCCACTTCATCCGGAACCAGAGCGACGATCCGCTCGACTACTTCCTGACGCGGATCGCGCCCAGGCCGGGACCGCCGTCGGACTTCGACGCCGACGGGCGAACCGACCCGTCGATCTTCCGGCCGGCGACCGGCGAATGGTGGACGGTGCCCAGCCGCGAGCGCGCCGGCGAGTACCTCCTTCTGGGGCAACCGCCGAGGCGGGCTGAAACTGCCGCCCTCGGGCAGAGCGGCGACCTTCCCGCCGCCGCCGACTTCGACGGCGATGGACAGGCAGACGTCGCCGTGTTCCGTCCTTCCAACGGGCAATGGCTGATTCGCGACAGCAGCACGATGCAGTCGCGCGCAGTCCTCTGGGGCGGCACCACGGCGGACATCCCCGCGCCCGCCGATTACGACGGTGACGGCAAAGCCGACATCGCCGTGTTCCGTCCGTCGAACGGCTACTGGTACATCCTGCAGTCCGCCACGAACACGCCGCGCTACGTGCAATGGGGTGGAACCGCACACGATGTTCCGGCGCCGGGGGACTACGACGGCGACGGCCGGGCCGATATCGCGTTCTTCCGTCCGTCGAACGGCTACTGGTATCTGCGGCGCAGCACCGCCGGCATCCACTACGTGCAATGGGGTGGAACCCTCGCGGACGTTGCCGTCCCCGGCGATTACGACGGCGACGGACGCACCGATACGGCCGTGTTCCGCCCGTCGGACTTGTACTGGTATATCCGCTTCGCGTCGGGCGGGGTTCGCTACGTGAAATGGGGCGGGCTCGCGAGCGATGTGCCCGTGCCCGGGGACTACGATCAGGACGGCATCACCGACCAGGCGTTCTTCCGCGCCGCTGACGGCTACTGGTACATCCTCCAGAGCCGCACCCGCACGGCGCGCTACGTGAATCTCGGCACCGTCGGCGACGTCCCGATTCCCGGGCGCCGCTAG
- a CDS encoding glycerophosphodiester phosphodiesterase, which produces MALVFAHRGGAKLRPENTLLAFDHGLSLGADGLEFDVRLSRDGVVVVHHDATLERTTDGTGPVAARTADELARLDAGFHFEAHRGRTGGVPRLQDVLRRYPAARCIIEMKVNEPELAHRTIDAVRAARAVDRVALGSFGTRVLRAARDYEPRIPTGASREETRLALYRSWVRWPVRRPAYREFQVPEVSGSTRVVSPRFVRYAHEARVSVAVWTVDAEDDMRRLLAWGVDAIISDRPDIAVQVARAGRPTS; this is translated from the coding sequence GTGGCGCTGGTGTTTGCCCATCGCGGCGGCGCGAAGCTGCGGCCCGAGAACACGCTGCTGGCCTTCGATCACGGGCTGTCGCTCGGCGCCGATGGCCTCGAGTTCGACGTTCGCCTGTCGCGCGACGGGGTGGTGGTCGTCCATCACGACGCGACGCTCGAGCGGACGACCGACGGCACCGGCCCGGTGGCGGCGCGCACGGCCGATGAGCTCGCCCGGCTCGACGCCGGATTCCACTTCGAGGCGCATCGCGGCCGCACCGGCGGCGTCCCTCGCCTCCAGGACGTGCTGCGCCGGTATCCGGCCGCGCGCTGCATCATCGAGATGAAGGTCAACGAGCCCGAGCTGGCGCACCGCACCATCGACGCCGTCCGCGCCGCGCGGGCCGTCGATCGCGTCGCCCTGGGCTCGTTCGGCACGCGCGTGCTGCGCGCGGCGCGCGATTACGAGCCGCGGATCCCGACCGGCGCCTCGCGCGAGGAGACCCGCCTGGCGCTGTACCGATCGTGGGTGCGCTGGCCGGTACGGCGTCCCGCGTATCGCGAGTTCCAGGTGCCCGAGGTGTCGGGCTCGACGCGCGTGGTCTCGCCGCGGTTCGTCCGCTACGCGCACGAGGCGCGGGTCTCGGTGGCGGTGTGGACCGTCGACGCGGAAGACGACATGCGGCGGCTGCTGGCGTGGGGCGTCGACGCCATCATCAGCGATCGCCCCGACATCGCCGTGCAGGTCGCGCGCGCCGGCCGTCCCACGTCCTAG
- a CDS encoding VWA domain-containing protein, with product MKYRYSKFTGDDLDEIDLEDLLSRLSDLLLGSGFDNPYGLPYEDDDESGHSRQSLHDAIMEAILNGGMLSEEMLERLLGKDWRDADDAEQRLEQLIDRIIEKLQAQGYLSAQPDLAREREQREAGGGGMGDTAQYRFEITDKSLDFLGFKALRDLLGSLGKSSLGRHDTREMATGIEASGASKPYEFGDTMNLDPSGTILNAVLRARNAGVTGGIEVDYQDLMVAQGEYQSSCATVLMLDCSHSMILYGEDRFTPAKRVALALANLIRLQYPGDALKVVLFHDSAEEIPLGQLARSKVGPYYTNTREGLRLARRILERQQKDMRQIVMITDGKPSALTRPDGRIYRNAFGLDPFIVSETFAEVAACRKAGILINTFMLARDPDLVSFVRKVAQICHGKAYFTTPRTLGRYVLMDYMDKKTRTIH from the coding sequence GTGAAGTACCGCTACAGCAAGTTCACCGGCGACGATCTCGACGAGATCGATCTCGAGGATCTGCTCTCGCGGCTCTCGGATCTGCTGCTCGGCAGCGGCTTCGACAACCCGTACGGGCTGCCCTACGAGGACGACGACGAGAGCGGGCACTCGCGGCAGTCGCTGCACGACGCGATCATGGAGGCCATCCTCAACGGCGGGATGCTGTCGGAGGAGATGCTCGAACGGCTGCTCGGCAAGGACTGGCGCGACGCCGACGACGCCGAGCAGCGGCTGGAGCAGCTGATCGACAGGATCATCGAGAAGCTGCAGGCGCAAGGGTACCTGAGCGCCCAGCCGGATCTGGCGCGCGAGCGCGAGCAGCGTGAAGCGGGCGGCGGCGGCATGGGCGACACGGCGCAGTACCGCTTCGAGATCACCGACAAGAGCCTGGACTTTCTCGGCTTCAAGGCGCTGCGCGACCTGCTCGGCTCCCTCGGCAAGAGCAGTCTCGGCCGCCACGACACCCGCGAGATGGCCACCGGCATCGAGGCCAGCGGCGCGTCGAAGCCGTACGAGTTCGGCGACACGATGAATCTCGACCCGAGCGGGACGATCCTCAACGCCGTGCTGCGGGCGCGCAACGCGGGCGTGACGGGCGGCATCGAGGTGGACTATCAGGACCTGATGGTCGCGCAGGGGGAGTACCAGTCATCCTGCGCCACGGTGCTGATGCTCGACTGCAGCCACAGCATGATCCTCTACGGCGAGGACCGCTTCACGCCCGCCAAGCGCGTCGCGCTCGCGCTGGCGAATCTGATCCGCCTGCAGTATCCCGGCGACGCGCTGAAGGTCGTCCTGTTCCACGACTCGGCGGAAGAGATTCCGCTCGGGCAGCTCGCGCGATCGAAGGTCGGACCGTATTACACCAACACGCGCGAGGGGCTGCGGCTCGCCCGCCGCATCCTCGAACGGCAGCAGAAGGACATGCGGCAGATCGTGATGATCACGGACGGCAAGCCGTCGGCGCTGACGCGGCCGGACGGCCGCATCTACCGCAACGCCTTCGGTCTCGATCCGTTCATCGTCTCGGAGACGTTCGCCGAGGTGGCCGCCTGCCGCAAGGCCGGCATCCTGATCAACACCTTCATGCTGGCGCGCGATCCGGATCTGGTGAGCTTCGTGCGCAAGGTGGCGCAGATCTGCCACGGCAAGGCTTACTTCACCACCCCGCGCACGCTCGGACGCTACGTGCTGATGGACTACATGGACAAGAAGACGCGGACAATACACTGA
- a CDS encoding LON peptidase substrate-binding domain-containing protein: protein MLPPTIPVFPLPNVVLFPSVFLPLHIFEPRYRKMVDDALNGDRIIGMVLLRPGWERDYDGRPPVYPIGCAGVITHAERLADGRFNIVLRGMERFRITGEHDDLPYRVADVDALPEAAADADRLEIRAARRRLEALLVPQPEGARDTKVPTSMPDEDLVNALAQYLELEPVEKQALLERDGVLQRCRSLIELLEIKVLVARQQWSSGH from the coding sequence ATGCTGCCCCCCACCATCCCGGTGTTCCCGCTGCCCAACGTGGTGCTGTTCCCCAGCGTCTTCCTGCCGCTCCACATCTTCGAGCCGCGCTACCGGAAGATGGTGGACGACGCGCTGAACGGGGATCGGATCATCGGCATGGTGCTGCTGCGGCCCGGCTGGGAACGGGACTACGACGGGCGGCCGCCGGTCTACCCGATCGGCTGCGCGGGCGTGATCACGCACGCCGAACGGCTCGCCGACGGGCGTTTCAACATCGTCCTCCGCGGCATGGAGCGGTTCCGCATCACCGGCGAGCACGATGACCTCCCCTACCGCGTCGCCGACGTCGACGCGCTGCCCGAAGCGGCGGCGGATGCCGACCGGCTGGAGATCCGCGCCGCGCGCCGCCGGCTCGAAGCGCTGCTGGTGCCGCAGCCCGAAGGGGCCCGCGACACGAAAGTGCCGACCTCGATGCCCGACGAGGACCTGGTGAACGCGCTGGCGCAGTATCTGGAGCTGGAGCCGGTCGAGAAGCAGGCGCTGCTCGAGCGCGACGGCGTGCTGCAGCGCTGCCGCTCGCTGATCGAGCTGCTGGAGATCAAGGTGCTGGTGGCGCGCCAGCAGTGGAGCTCAGGCCACTAG